The Brassica napus cultivar Da-Ae unplaced genomic scaffold, Da-Ae ScsIHWf_9;HRSCAF=16, whole genome shotgun sequence DNA window TTCCTATACGTTTTGGTTTGTCCGAGGGAAATTGAGTTCATTAACTTGAATTGGGTGTTGTATCCATCTAGGTTTTGGTTTGTCCGAGGGGAATTGAGTTATGTCCGTACGAGAAACTAGGACATGTTTTAGAGAACGAAAAGAGTTTATTAACTTGAATTGGTGTTTGATCCATCTCTCTTCAGACGCACAGGAGGAAGAGCTTTCGTTTGTTTTCATCCTCCGTAGCCACTAGTACTACTCCGTACATATCGCTGGGCGATACTCTTCAGAAAGATTCTTTGGTCGATGACGGTAGCGAAATAAGAGATGTTGTCTTCTTCGATCCGGCCAAGGAAGAGATGATTACTGTCCCTGACAAAGCCTTTCCCCAAGAGCTCGTCCACTCGAGTCAGATCGGGAGCTCTCAGGGATGGGGGATTTTCTCTAACGATCGTGGTCGTTCTGTATGTCTGAGCAACGTTTACCATCCCTTGTCTCCCAAATCAAACCCCGAGATAATCCCTCTGCCTTCTCTTATTGCTTTGCCATCTGACCAAACCGACGTCGTCTGGAACGTGGCaatgtcttcttctccttctgatGAAGACTGTGTGGTTGCTATCAAGTTCTTGGGCAATCAGCTCAGTCTCTGTCGACCCCACCGTGACTTGCGTTGGACCAACATCCAAGTACTCCCTGTTGAGATTTTGGCTAAGTTAGATACATCTAATCTCATGTTTTCCAAGAGAGACCAACGACTCTACTTGCCTGCTCCTGGAGGCAACGAGTTGTACTCTTGGGATCTCCACTTGGACCAGAAGAACAAAAATCCTAAGTTACATCAGGTTCCGTTCCGCGACCTTCCCCATTTAGCTGAGTCCTAGTGGGGGGTGCTTGATATGGTGTGTACCAGGACGGAACACCTGGTCGAGTCTGTCTCCACTGGCGAGCGTTTTCTTGTCAAAtggtaagtatatatatatatatatcactctTTCAAGCATTGACTGTTGTCTCATATATGTTTGCTTTGCTTTGTGTGCAGTTACGCACAGGGTTACCCTTGGTCTGAAAAATTCAAGTACATGATAAGGCGGTTCATGGTGTTCAGAGAGGAGgagacaacacatggaagatacAGGTGCTACACAGAGGACATTGGAGATGTGTGCATCTTCCTTTCAATGAGCGAGGCTTTCTGCGTCCAGGCTAGCTCCTGCCCCGGTCTCAAGCCTAACTCCATCTATTTCGTAGGCAAAGGATTTGGTATTTACAGTCTCGCTGACAACAAGACAATCCATTCTTTTAAAGCTCCTTCTTCCTCTGGACTTTACTGGCTTCCTCCATCTTGCATCTAGTGCCCCTTACCTACTACCCATTTGGTCTCTTCTCCTCTGAATGCTGTCTCTTGACGTTGTTAGATCTTCTGATCAAATCTTAATCCATATCACTTTGCTTTTAATCTTGAAGACTAGACAGTGTCTGAAGGATAATGTAATAGTATGGGATATTCTTTAAATTGCGAATGAATCGTTTTGGTTAGTAGTGAAGTGAAGAGCAATGTCCATATGTTTGGTTGTTATTGAAGGAAC harbors:
- the LOC125606828 gene encoding uncharacterized protein LOC125606828, which translates into the protein MSSRLLLRVAKLSPVLTHRRKSFRLFSSSVATSTTPYISLGDTLQKDSLVDDGSEIRDVVFFDPAKEEMITVPDKAFPQELVHSSQIGSSQGWGIFSNDRGRSVCLSNVYHPLSPKSNPEIIPLPSLIALPSDQTDVVWNVAMSSSPSDEDCVVAIKFLGNQLSLCRPHRDLRWTNIQVLPVEILAKLDTSNLMFSKRDQRLYLPAPGGNELYSWDLHLDQKNKNPKLHQVPFRDLPHLAES